A portion of the Leifsonia sp. EB41 genome contains these proteins:
- a CDS encoding acyl-CoA dehydrogenase family protein produces MSDVERVLLSDERLERFRSRAAGYDAENRFFTEDFAELADDGYLKALVPTEFGGLGLSLEQTARLQVRLAGAAPATALAVNMHLVWTGVAKTLRDRGDDSLEFLLQEAGAGEVFAFGLSEAGNDLVLFGSTTEARPEADGAYRYFGTKIFTSLSPAWTRLGTMGLDTASADAPKIVYGFVERTGGGFEIREDWDTIGMRATQSSTTVLDGALAPADRVVRRLDPGPNPDPLVFAIFANFELLLAAVYTGIGARALELAVASAHRRKSLKNDGRTYANDPDIRWRVASAAIDQDALLPQLDAITRDVDTLADHGAQWFPKLVGMKVRATETARRVVDQAIRVSGGSTFFAGNELGRLYRDVLAGIFHPSDAESAHSTVANAWLGPIEE; encoded by the coding sequence GTGAGTGATGTCGAGCGGGTGCTGCTGAGCGACGAGCGACTGGAGCGGTTCCGCTCCCGGGCCGCCGGGTACGACGCGGAGAACCGGTTCTTCACGGAGGACTTCGCCGAGCTGGCCGACGACGGCTACCTGAAGGCCCTCGTGCCGACCGAGTTCGGCGGCCTCGGGCTGTCGCTGGAGCAGACCGCGCGCCTCCAGGTCCGGCTCGCGGGCGCCGCGCCTGCCACCGCCCTCGCGGTGAACATGCACCTGGTCTGGACCGGCGTCGCCAAGACCCTGCGCGACCGCGGCGACGACTCGCTGGAGTTCCTGCTGCAGGAGGCCGGCGCCGGCGAGGTGTTCGCCTTCGGGCTGAGCGAGGCCGGCAACGACCTCGTGCTGTTCGGGTCGACGACCGAGGCCCGGCCGGAGGCGGACGGCGCGTACCGCTACTTCGGCACCAAGATCTTCACCTCCCTCTCCCCCGCGTGGACGCGGCTCGGCACGATGGGCCTCGACACGGCGAGTGCCGACGCGCCGAAGATCGTCTACGGCTTCGTGGAGCGCACCGGCGGCGGCTTCGAGATCCGCGAGGACTGGGACACGATCGGGATGCGGGCGACGCAGAGCAGCACGACCGTGCTCGACGGCGCGCTCGCCCCCGCGGACCGCGTCGTGCGCCGGCTCGACCCCGGACCCAACCCCGACCCGCTCGTCTTCGCCATCTTCGCCAACTTCGAGCTGCTGCTCGCCGCCGTCTACACCGGCATCGGCGCCCGGGCGCTGGAGCTGGCCGTGGCCTCCGCGCACCGCAGGAAGAGCCTGAAGAACGACGGCCGCACCTATGCGAACGACCCGGACATCCGCTGGCGCGTCGCCTCCGCCGCGATCGACCAGGACGCCCTCCTCCCCCAGCTCGACGCGATCACCCGTGACGTCGACACCCTCGCCGACCACGGCGCGCAGTGGTTCCCGAAGCTGGTCGGGATGAAGGTCCGCGCCACCGAGACCGCCCGCCGCGTCGTCGACCAGGCCATCCGGGTCTCGGGAGGCTCGACCTTCTTCGCCGGGAACGAGCTCGGCCGGCTGTACCGCGATGTGCTCGCGGGCATCTTCCACCCGTCCGACGCCGAGTCCGCGCACAGCACCGTCGCGAACGCCTGGCTCGGCCCGATCGAGGAGTGA
- a CDS encoding sulfurtransferase, whose protein sequence is MTVRNSPLITAAALDVALGTESLWSGAGRRRSTVRVLDVRWKLGGPPGAEEFATGHIPGAVYVDLDTELAGHGVPTDGRHPLPDIDAFQASARRWGVNDGDSVVVYDDVSGTSAARLWWLLRYAGFEDVRLLDGGLAAWVAFGGGLDTSSSVMVPGSVTLAYGSLPTLDADAAAALAASGVLLDARAGERFRGEVEPIDPRAGHIPGAVSAPTADTIAPDGRMLSPEQLAARFAALGVTSDTPTGVYCGSGVTAAHAALAMEAAGLPVPALYPGSFSAWSNDPARPVAVGAA, encoded by the coding sequence ATGACGGTGCGGAACTCTCCGCTGATCACCGCCGCCGCGCTGGATGTCGCTCTCGGGACCGAGTCCCTGTGGAGCGGCGCCGGCCGGCGGCGGTCGACGGTGCGCGTACTGGATGTGCGCTGGAAGCTCGGTGGCCCTCCCGGCGCCGAGGAGTTCGCGACGGGGCACATTCCCGGAGCGGTATACGTCGACCTGGACACCGAGCTGGCCGGACACGGCGTGCCGACAGACGGCCGGCATCCACTGCCGGACATCGACGCGTTCCAGGCGTCCGCGCGCCGCTGGGGCGTGAACGACGGGGACAGCGTCGTCGTCTACGACGACGTCTCCGGCACCTCGGCCGCCCGGCTCTGGTGGCTGCTGCGCTACGCCGGGTTCGAGGACGTCCGCCTGCTCGACGGCGGGCTGGCCGCGTGGGTCGCGTTCGGCGGCGGTCTCGACACGAGCAGTTCCGTAATGGTCCCCGGGTCGGTGACGCTCGCCTACGGGTCGCTACCGACGCTCGACGCGGACGCCGCCGCCGCACTCGCCGCCAGCGGTGTGCTGCTCGACGCGCGCGCCGGCGAGCGGTTCCGCGGCGAGGTCGAGCCGATCGATCCACGGGCAGGGCACATCCCCGGCGCCGTGAGCGCTCCGACCGCCGACACCATCGCGCCGGACGGCCGGATGCTGAGCCCCGAACAGCTCGCCGCCCGGTTCGCCGCGCTCGGCGTCACCTCCGACACTCCCACGGGCGTCTACTGCGGCTCCGGCGTCACCGCTGCGCACGCCGCGCTCGCGATGGAGGCCGCCGGCCTGCCGGTGCCTGCGCTGTATCCCGGCTCGTTCTCCGCGTGGTCCAACGACCCCGCGCGGCCGGTCGCGGTGGGCGCCGCGTAA
- a CDS encoding ribonucleoside-diphosphate reductase subunit alpha, with the protein MAITVVKRNGEREPYDANKINLAIEHAAAGLDENITWVTQIASELELTLFDGITTQQLDEAVIQVALQNVKDDPAFDTVAARLLLKTIYKRVLGDYETLDELTELHTSHFRGYIERGVAETLLDSRFTTLFDLDRLAGFLDPSRDELLKYIGVVTLNNRYGIKARNGDSLEVPQYFWMRIAMGLSLNEADPTAHALAFYDKMSNLEYLAAGSTLVNAGTAYPQLSNCFVMEMQDDIEHIAKSVRDVMWLTKGTGGIGLAVTKLRAQGSPIRSNNTTSTGPIPFMHTIDSVLRAVSRGGKKFGALCFYMENWHMDFPEFLDLRQNSGDPYRRTRTANTAVWISDEFMKRVQNDEDWYLFDPLEVADLNELYGKAFSERYAEYVAMAESGELRMFKKISARSQFKDILMSLQTTSHPWLTWKDTINNRALNNNTGTIHLSNLCTEITLPQDRDNVSVCNLASINLSRHLVDGKMDWERIEASARQAVRQLDNLIDITVSSVDEADFSNQQNRAIGLGVMGFTDIVERLGFSYESEEAYALIDEIMEHVSYAAIDESADLAQERGAYPNFEGSRWSQGLVPFDSIALTEADRGLPITVDRTIRLDWDRLREKVKGGMRNATLMAIAPTASIGLVAGTTPGFDPQFSQIFSRSTSSGKFLEVNRNLVETLQERGIWQDVREAILRSQGDIQGIAAIPDEVKATFKTSFQLSPYAFIEVAARAQKWIDQAISRNMYLETRDLGDMMDIYYAAWEKGVKTTYYLHMKPRHQAEQSTVKVNKAEEISGARTGFATVGAGAPAAPAVTETAPAAAPARRGFGFGGLTSNTPAGGEK; encoded by the coding sequence GTGGCTATCACTGTTGTGAAGCGGAACGGCGAGCGCGAGCCGTACGACGCCAACAAGATCAACCTGGCCATCGAGCACGCCGCCGCCGGTCTGGACGAGAACATCACCTGGGTGACCCAGATCGCGAGCGAGCTGGAGCTGACCCTCTTCGACGGGATCACCACCCAGCAGCTCGACGAGGCAGTCATCCAGGTCGCCCTCCAGAACGTCAAGGACGACCCGGCGTTCGACACCGTCGCCGCGCGCCTCCTCCTCAAGACGATCTACAAGCGCGTCCTCGGCGACTACGAGACCCTCGACGAGCTCACCGAGCTGCACACCTCCCACTTCCGCGGCTACATCGAGCGGGGCGTCGCCGAGACCCTCCTCGACTCGCGTTTCACGACCCTCTTCGACCTCGACCGCCTCGCGGGCTTCCTCGACCCGTCGCGCGACGAGCTGCTCAAGTACATCGGCGTCGTCACCCTCAACAACCGCTACGGCATCAAGGCGCGCAACGGCGACTCCCTCGAGGTGCCGCAGTACTTCTGGATGCGCATCGCGATGGGTCTCTCCCTCAACGAGGCCGACCCGACCGCGCACGCCCTCGCGTTCTACGACAAGATGTCCAACCTGGAGTACTTGGCCGCGGGCTCCACGCTCGTCAACGCGGGCACCGCGTACCCGCAGCTCTCCAACTGCTTCGTCATGGAGATGCAGGACGACATCGAGCACATCGCCAAGTCGGTGCGCGACGTCATGTGGCTCACCAAGGGCACCGGCGGCATCGGCCTCGCGGTCACCAAGCTGCGCGCGCAGGGCTCGCCCATCCGCTCCAACAACACCACCTCCACGGGCCCGATCCCGTTCATGCACACGATCGACTCGGTGCTGCGCGCGGTGAGCCGCGGCGGCAAGAAGTTCGGCGCCCTGTGCTTCTACATGGAGAACTGGCACATGGACTTCCCGGAGTTCCTCGACCTCCGCCAGAACTCCGGCGACCCGTACCGCCGCACCCGCACCGCCAACACCGCGGTGTGGATCAGCGACGAGTTCATGAAGCGCGTCCAGAACGACGAGGACTGGTACCTCTTCGACCCGCTGGAGGTCGCCGACCTCAACGAGCTGTACGGCAAGGCGTTCTCCGAGCGCTACGCCGAGTACGTCGCCATGGCCGAGTCCGGCGAACTGCGCATGTTCAAGAAGATCAGCGCGCGCTCGCAGTTCAAGGACATCCTGATGAGCCTGCAGACCACCAGCCACCCGTGGCTGACCTGGAAGGACACCATCAACAACCGCGCCCTGAACAACAACACGGGCACGATCCACCTCTCCAACCTCTGCACCGAGATCACGCTGCCGCAGGACCGCGACAACGTGTCGGTCTGCAACCTGGCCTCCATCAACCTGTCGCGCCACCTCGTCGACGGCAAGATGGACTGGGAGCGCATCGAGGCGAGCGCCCGCCAGGCCGTCCGCCAGCTCGACAACCTGATCGACATCACGGTGTCGAGCGTGGACGAGGCGGACTTCTCCAACCAGCAGAACCGCGCGATCGGCCTCGGTGTGATGGGCTTCACCGACATCGTCGAGCGCCTCGGCTTCAGCTACGAGAGCGAGGAGGCGTACGCCCTGATCGACGAGATCATGGAGCACGTCTCGTACGCGGCGATCGACGAGAGCGCCGACCTGGCCCAGGAGCGCGGCGCGTACCCGAACTTCGAGGGCTCGCGCTGGTCGCAGGGCCTGGTGCCCTTCGACTCGATCGCGCTGACGGAGGCCGACCGGGGCCTCCCGATCACGGTCGACCGCACCATCCGCCTCGACTGGGACCGCCTGCGCGAGAAGGTCAAGGGCGGCATGCGCAACGCGACCCTGATGGCCATCGCGCCGACGGCCTCCATCGGCCTCGTCGCCGGCACCACGCCGGGCTTCGACCCGCAGTTCTCGCAGATCTTCAGCCGGTCGACCTCGTCGGGCAAGTTCCTGGAGGTCAACCGCAACCTGGTCGAGACGCTGCAGGAGCGCGGCATCTGGCAGGACGTCCGCGAGGCGATCCTGCGCTCGCAGGGCGACATCCAGGGCATCGCGGCGATCCCGGACGAGGTCAAGGCCACGTTCAAGACCAGCTTCCAGCTCTCGCCGTACGCCTTCATCGAGGTGGCCGCCCGCGCCCAGAAGTGGATCGACCAGGCGATCAGCCGCAACATGTACCTGGAGACGCGCGACCTCGGCGACATGATGGACATCTACTACGCCGCGTGGGAGAAGGGCGTCAAGACGACCTACTACCTGCACATGAAGCCGCGTCACCAGGCCGAGCAGTCGACCGTCAAGGTCAACAAGGCCGAGGAGATCTCGGGCGCCCGCACCGGCTTCGCCACGGTGGGTGCCGGCGCTCCGGCCGCCCCCGCCGTCACCGAGACCGCTCCGGCGGCCGCCCCCGCCCGCCGCGGCTTCGGCTTCGGTGGCCTGACCTCGAACACCCCGGCTGGCGGTGAGAAGTAA
- a CDS encoding ABC transporter permease, producing the protein MSTSTDPGVDRVASRQEGTTRPAVVHTPWARALALAVGAAAIVVVILLAFLWPTVTSTVKDLPIAIAGPSAQVTAVEKQLDKAASGAFAITSLSDRQAAVDAIQKRSVYGAIVLGDSPEVLTASANGAAVTQIMNQVAANLQTAANAQAQAAVQQAIASGHAPVGTKAPIITVKVTDVVPLASTDARGLGLAASSFPLVLGGMLGGVLISLLVAGSWRRLGAVALYGVAGGLAVTGILQGWFGILQGDYWVNALAVGLAMFAIAAFVVGMNALFGRVGIAIGAVLTVLVGNPLSAAAQPLQFLVGPWGAIGQWFVPGASVTLLRDLSYFPSADTLFPWLVLLGWAAVGVVGMLAGHFRNQEVTEAAA; encoded by the coding sequence ATGAGCACCAGCACCGATCCCGGCGTCGACCGCGTCGCGTCGCGCCAGGAGGGGACCACGCGTCCCGCCGTCGTCCACACGCCCTGGGCGCGGGCTCTCGCGCTCGCTGTGGGGGCCGCGGCCATCGTCGTCGTCATCCTGCTCGCCTTCCTGTGGCCGACCGTGACCTCCACGGTCAAAGACCTCCCGATCGCGATCGCGGGTCCGTCCGCGCAGGTCACCGCCGTGGAGAAGCAGCTCGACAAAGCGGCGAGCGGCGCGTTCGCGATCACGAGCCTGAGCGACCGGCAAGCGGCCGTCGACGCGATCCAGAAGCGCAGCGTCTACGGCGCGATCGTCCTCGGCGACAGCCCCGAGGTGCTGACCGCCTCGGCCAACGGCGCCGCGGTCACGCAGATCATGAACCAGGTCGCCGCCAACCTCCAGACGGCCGCCAACGCGCAGGCGCAGGCGGCCGTGCAGCAGGCCATCGCCTCCGGCCACGCGCCTGTCGGCACGAAGGCGCCCATCATCACGGTCAAGGTGACCGACGTCGTCCCGCTCGCCTCGACCGACGCGCGCGGGCTCGGGCTGGCCGCGTCGTCGTTCCCGCTCGTGCTGGGCGGGATGCTCGGCGGCGTGCTCATCTCCCTGCTCGTCGCGGGAAGCTGGCGCCGCTTGGGTGCGGTCGCGCTCTACGGCGTGGCAGGCGGGCTGGCGGTGACCGGCATCCTGCAGGGCTGGTTCGGAATCCTGCAGGGCGACTACTGGGTCAACGCGCTCGCAGTCGGGCTGGCGATGTTCGCGATCGCGGCCTTCGTGGTCGGAATGAACGCGCTGTTCGGCCGGGTCGGCATCGCGATCGGCGCGGTGCTGACCGTGCTGGTCGGCAACCCGCTGTCGGCCGCGGCCCAGCCGCTGCAGTTCCTGGTCGGGCCGTGGGGCGCGATCGGGCAGTGGTTCGTGCCGGGCGCCTCCGTCACGCTGCTGCGCGACCTGTCGTACTTCCCGTCCGCGGACACGCTGTTCCCGTGGCTGGTGCTGCTGGGCTGGGCGGCCGTCGGCGTGGTCGGGATGCTGGCGGGCCACTTCCGCAACCAGGAGGTCACCGAGGCCGCCGCCTAG
- a CDS encoding TetR/AcrR family transcriptional regulator, which produces MPKVTEEYRTARRHEIAQAALRCFARNGFAATSMADIIAESGLSAGAIYGHFTSKDELMELTASEILDARFLEVAEARAQQPLPAPGEIVRLLVTGLMTHITDIQLLVQVWGQVPINPRLKQMSSDIGGRIRAMFTGYLTDWHAQTLRLDEAHALAERQAPVYIGLVQGYVTQTVLFDGFDGEGYLEVVESLSLPA; this is translated from the coding sequence ATGCCGAAGGTCACCGAGGAGTACCGCACCGCACGGCGCCACGAGATCGCCCAGGCCGCCCTCCGCTGCTTCGCGCGCAACGGCTTCGCCGCCACCTCGATGGCCGACATCATCGCCGAGTCCGGGCTGTCGGCGGGCGCGATCTACGGGCACTTCACGAGCAAGGACGAGCTGATGGAGCTGACGGCGTCGGAGATCCTCGACGCCCGCTTCCTGGAGGTCGCCGAGGCGCGCGCGCAGCAGCCCCTCCCCGCGCCCGGCGAGATCGTCCGCCTGCTCGTCACCGGCCTGATGACGCACATCACGGACATCCAGCTCCTCGTTCAGGTCTGGGGGCAGGTGCCGATCAACCCGCGGCTGAAGCAGATGTCGTCGGACATCGGCGGCCGCATCCGCGCCATGTTCACCGGCTACCTGACCGACTGGCACGCCCAGACGCTGCGCCTCGACGAGGCCCACGCCCTCGCGGAGCGGCAGGCGCCCGTCTACATCGGGCTCGTGCAGGGCTACGTCACCCAGACCGTGCTCTTCGACGGTTTCGACGGCGAGGGCTACCTGGAGGTCGTGGAGTCGCTCTCGCTGCCCGCCTGA
- a CDS encoding aldo/keto reductase produces MQQRTLGRTGRDVSVIGLGTWQLGADWGDVTEADALAVLDAATEAGVTFFDTADVYGDGRSEQLIGRYRASRPDLPLTIATKMGRREEQDPANFTLAKFREWTDRSRRNLGMDTLDLVQLHCPPTPVFSNAAVYDALDTLVADGAIANYGVSVETCAEALEAIARPGTTTVQIILNAFRLKPLDEVLPAAREAGVGIIARVPLASGLLSGRYTETTEFAADDHRSYNRHGEAFDVGETFSGVDYAEGVRAAREFAALAPEGATPAQAALAWVVAQDGVSTVIPGARSPEQARANAAAAGVALPDGFADAVQSLYTRAFRPTTHPRW; encoded by the coding sequence ATGCAGCAGCGCACTCTTGGACGGACCGGACGCGACGTGTCGGTCATCGGTCTCGGCACCTGGCAGCTCGGCGCCGACTGGGGCGACGTCACCGAGGCCGACGCGCTCGCCGTCCTCGACGCGGCGACGGAGGCCGGGGTCACCTTCTTCGACACCGCCGACGTCTACGGCGACGGCCGCAGCGAGCAGCTCATCGGCCGCTACCGCGCCTCCCGCCCCGACCTCCCCCTGACCATCGCGACCAAGATGGGCCGCCGCGAGGAGCAGGACCCCGCCAACTTCACGCTCGCGAAGTTCCGCGAGTGGACGGACCGCTCCCGCCGCAACCTCGGGATGGACACGCTCGACCTCGTCCAGCTCCACTGCCCGCCCACCCCCGTGTTCTCGAACGCCGCCGTCTACGACGCGCTCGACACGCTGGTCGCGGACGGTGCGATCGCGAACTACGGCGTCAGCGTCGAGACCTGCGCCGAGGCACTGGAGGCCATCGCGCGGCCGGGGACGACCACCGTCCAGATCATCCTCAACGCCTTCCGGCTGAAGCCGCTCGACGAGGTGCTGCCGGCGGCGCGGGAGGCCGGGGTCGGGATCATCGCGCGTGTTCCGCTGGCCTCCGGGCTGCTGAGCGGCCGCTACACCGAGACCACCGAGTTCGCGGCCGACGACCACCGCAGCTACAACCGGCACGGCGAGGCGTTCGACGTGGGGGAGACCTTCTCGGGCGTCGACTATGCGGAGGGTGTGCGCGCGGCACGCGAGTTCGCCGCACTCGCCCCGGAGGGCGCGACGCCCGCGCAGGCGGCGCTCGCGTGGGTCGTCGCCCAGGACGGCGTGAGCACCGTCATCCCCGGCGCCCGCTCGCCCGAGCAGGCCCGCGCGAACGCCGCCGCCGCGGGCGTCGCCCTCCCCGACGGCTTCGCCGACGCCGTCCAGTCCCTCTACACCCGCGCCTTCCGCCCCACCACCCACCCCCGCTGGTAG
- a CDS encoding SDR family NAD(P)-dependent oxidoreductase, with protein MAQYDVAGRSAIVTGGGSGIGRAVALTLAASGAAVLVTDLNEEHAKAVVAEIEAAGGTAAALAGDVTDPAFATASVEAANALAPLKIAVNNAGIGGEAAPVADYSLESWRKVIEVNLNAVMYSMQPQLTAMAANGGGAIVNMASILGSVGFENSSAYVTAKHGLLGLTQNAALEYAGQNVRVVAVGPGFIKTPLVEANLSPEALQFLEGKHALGRLGQPEEVAALVAFLASDAASFITGSYHLVDGGYTAQ; from the coding sequence ATGGCTCAGTACGATGTCGCCGGCCGGTCCGCGATCGTCACCGGCGGTGGCTCGGGCATCGGACGCGCAGTGGCGCTGACCCTCGCGGCCAGCGGCGCCGCGGTCCTGGTCACCGACCTCAACGAGGAGCACGCGAAGGCCGTCGTCGCCGAGATCGAGGCCGCGGGCGGAACCGCCGCCGCGCTCGCAGGCGACGTGACCGACCCGGCGTTCGCCACGGCGAGCGTCGAGGCCGCGAACGCCCTCGCCCCGCTGAAGATCGCGGTCAACAACGCCGGCATCGGCGGGGAGGCCGCCCCGGTCGCCGACTACTCGCTGGAGAGCTGGCGCAAGGTCATCGAGGTCAACCTCAACGCGGTCATGTACTCGATGCAGCCCCAGCTCACCGCGATGGCCGCGAACGGCGGCGGCGCGATCGTCAACATGGCGTCCATCCTCGGCAGCGTGGGCTTCGAGAACTCGTCCGCCTACGTCACCGCCAAGCACGGCCTCCTCGGCCTCACCCAGAACGCGGCGCTGGAGTACGCCGGCCAGAACGTGCGCGTCGTCGCCGTCGGCCCCGGCTTCATCAAGACCCCGCTCGTGGAGGCCAACCTGAGCCCGGAGGCGCTGCAGTTCCTGGAGGGCAAGCACGCCCTCGGCCGGCTCGGGCAGCCGGAGGAGGTCGCGGCTCTCGTCGCGTTCCTCGCCTCCGACGCCGCGTCGTTCATCACCGGCAGCTACCACCTGGTCGACGGCGGCTACACCGCCCAGTAA
- a CDS encoding ribonucleotide-diphosphate reductase subunit beta: MGILGTGIEEGLLLKPVKYKWAMDLYDQAVANTWFPNEIQLGEDIADFKRMTDEERHAVTFLMSYFNPNELLVNKALAFGVYPYINAAEAHLYLAKQMWEEANHCMSFEYVLETFPIDREQAYNSHVDIPSMARKEEFEVGFIKRMTEQTLDITTTEGKQDFIRNLVAYNVILEGIWFYSGFMVALSFRQRNLLRNFGSLIDWVVRDESLHLKFGINLILTVLEENPDLQTPEFANEIRQMILDAVEMEEQYNRDLLPGGILGLNANYINQYVRYLADRRLEELGFEAEYKVSNPAKWMATANDTLELVNFFESTNTSYESNAKASSGH; this comes from the coding sequence ATGGGCATCCTGGGAACGGGAATCGAGGAGGGCCTCCTCCTCAAGCCGGTGAAGTACAAGTGGGCGATGGACCTCTACGACCAGGCCGTCGCGAACACCTGGTTCCCCAACGAGATCCAGCTCGGTGAGGACATCGCGGACTTCAAGCGGATGACCGACGAAGAGCGTCACGCGGTCACCTTCCTGATGAGCTACTTCAACCCGAACGAGCTCCTGGTGAACAAGGCGCTGGCCTTCGGCGTCTACCCCTACATCAACGCGGCCGAGGCGCACCTCTACCTCGCGAAGCAGATGTGGGAGGAGGCCAACCACTGCATGTCGTTCGAGTACGTCCTGGAGACGTTCCCGATCGACCGCGAGCAGGCCTACAACTCGCACGTCGACATCCCGTCGATGGCGCGAAAGGAGGAGTTCGAGGTCGGCTTCATCAAGCGGATGACCGAGCAGACGCTCGACATCACGACCACCGAGGGCAAGCAGGACTTCATCCGCAACCTCGTGGCCTACAACGTGATCCTCGAGGGCATCTGGTTCTACTCGGGCTTCATGGTGGCGCTGTCGTTCCGCCAGCGCAACCTGCTGCGCAACTTCGGCTCGCTGATCGACTGGGTGGTGCGCGACGAGTCGCTGCACCTCAAGTTCGGCATCAACCTCATCCTGACGGTGCTGGAGGAGAACCCCGACCTGCAGACGCCGGAGTTCGCGAACGAGATCCGCCAGATGATCCTGGACGCCGTGGAGATGGAGGAGCAGTACAACCGCGACCTCCTGCCCGGCGGCATCCTGGGTCTGAACGCCAACTACATCAACCAGTACGTCCGCTACCTGGCCGACCGCCGCCTGGAGGAGCTCGGCTTCGAGGCCGAGTACAAGGTCTCCAACCCGGCGAAGTGGATGGCGACCGCCAACGACACGCTCGAGCTGGTCAACTTCTTCGAGTCGACCAACACCTCGTACGAGTCGAACGCGAAGGCGTCGAGCGGTCACTGA
- a CDS encoding TetR/AcrR family transcriptional regulator gives MNTGRPNGPQPDALGANTVAPAAPALERTRLDARQEKTLARLCAAVLALAAERPITDVTVSGLASAAGVHRSTVYEYAASPAALLQRVLRAQLDELRAAYLVDVAPDDAAAAITGVTRAVLQHVDEHDAVYRRGLGAEGAEAGLHAMLSDHFQGSIELLLDQHSVSVPAADELERRAIERYLADGIIGAIEVWLTRPGPRDVEALLALLERLTPPWWPSR, from the coding sequence GTGAACACAGGGAGGCCGAACGGCCCGCAACCGGATGCGCTCGGAGCGAACACGGTCGCGCCCGCGGCGCCTGCGCTCGAGCGGACGCGCCTCGACGCCCGCCAGGAGAAGACGCTGGCGCGGCTCTGCGCCGCCGTGCTCGCCCTCGCAGCGGAGCGGCCGATCACCGACGTGACCGTCTCCGGCCTGGCCTCCGCCGCCGGCGTGCACCGGTCGACCGTGTACGAGTACGCCGCGTCGCCCGCCGCCCTGCTGCAGCGCGTGCTGCGCGCCCAGCTGGATGAGCTGCGAGCCGCGTACCTCGTGGATGTCGCGCCCGACGACGCCGCGGCGGCGATCACCGGCGTCACGCGCGCGGTCCTCCAGCATGTCGACGAGCACGACGCCGTCTACCGCCGCGGACTCGGAGCGGAGGGCGCGGAGGCCGGCCTGCACGCCATGCTCAGCGACCACTTCCAGGGCTCCATCGAACTGCTGCTCGACCAGCACAGCGTGAGCGTCCCCGCCGCCGACGAGCTGGAGCGCCGGGCGATCGAGCGCTACCTGGCCGACGGCATCATCGGCGCGATCGAGGTCTGGCTCACCCGGCCGGGGCCGCGGGACGTGGAGGCGCTCCTCGCGCTGCTCGAACGGCTCACGCCGCCCTGGTGGCCGTCCCGATGA
- a CDS encoding alpha/beta fold hydrolase has product MAVPMSDGLLERLRRGLGLRRAPLLHIASDVGEGPAVVLVHGIASSSVTFQNLVPLLEPRHRAISIDILGFGRSPAPDDAQYTMDEHVAALDRTLRSLRLREPFVLVGHSLGSLIVARWAAEHPGALSRLVLVGPPVYPSPTEIGDRRVRTRVSAYLRAYEFLRNNKEFTLRNAAILARLLPIKNVFEITEKSWRPFVLSLQNCVERQTVVGDLARVRVPVEVVYGTMDAFIAPGSLTVIEAMRHVTMHRVEANDHLIRKRLARVVAAACDAPSGQYAGSQAGSESDSTTSR; this is encoded by the coding sequence GTGGCCGTCCCGATGAGCGACGGCCTCCTCGAACGGCTGCGCCGCGGCCTCGGACTGCGCCGCGCGCCGCTGCTGCACATCGCCTCCGACGTGGGGGAGGGGCCGGCTGTCGTGCTCGTGCACGGCATCGCGTCCTCGTCGGTGACGTTCCAGAACCTCGTGCCGCTGCTCGAGCCGCGACACCGCGCCATCTCGATCGACATCCTCGGCTTCGGCCGCTCGCCGGCGCCGGACGACGCGCAGTACACGATGGACGAGCACGTGGCCGCGCTCGACCGCACGCTGCGCTCCCTGAGGCTGCGCGAGCCGTTCGTGCTCGTCGGCCACTCGCTCGGCAGCCTCATCGTCGCGCGCTGGGCCGCCGAGCATCCCGGGGCGCTCAGCAGGCTGGTGCTGGTCGGGCCGCCGGTGTACCCGTCGCCCACCGAGATCGGCGACCGCCGCGTGCGCACCCGGGTGAGCGCCTACCTGCGCGCGTACGAGTTCCTGCGGAACAACAAGGAGTTCACCCTCCGCAACGCCGCCATCCTGGCGAGGCTGCTGCCGATCAAGAACGTCTTCGAGATCACGGAGAAGAGCTGGCGGCCGTTCGTGCTGTCGCTGCAGAACTGCGTCGAACGGCAGACGGTCGTCGGCGATCTGGCGCGCGTGCGCGTGCCGGTCGAGGTCGTCTACGGCACGATGGACGCGTTCATCGCGCCGGGGAGCCTCACGGTGATCGAGGCCATGCGGCACGTGACGATGCACCGGGTGGAGGCCAACGACCACCTCATCCGCAAGCGGCTCGCGCGGGTGGTCGCGGCGGCCTGCGATGCGCCGAGCGGTCAGTACGCGGGCAGTCAGGCGGGCAGCGAGAGCGACTCCACGACCTCCAGGTAG